The DNA sequence CTGTATTCGGGAATTGGGACTCTATCAGATTCAATGTCCCTGACATCCTCAATGAGAATCTCATATTGCCTCTTCACCTCCTCTACAGATTTTCCGCCCACAGCTCTGGCAACCTTCTGCCAGCGATCAGGGGTGTCCTTATCATAAACAGCCAGGGCCCTTTCAAACCTTTTGTTCTCCTCAGGGGTC is a window from the Juglans regia cultivar Chandler chromosome 7, Walnut 2.0, whole genome shotgun sequence genome containing:
- the LOC108987163 gene encoding protein RADIALIS-like 5 isoform X2, which encodes MASNSLASSRTSSSSWTPEENKRFERALAVYDKDTPDRWQKVARAVGGKSVEEVKRQYEILIEDVRDIESDRVPIPEYR
- the LOC108987163 gene encoding protein RADIALIS-like 4 isoform X1 is translated as MASNSLASSRTSSSSWTPEENKRFERALAVYDKDTPDRWQKVARAVGGKSVEEVKRQYEILIEDVRDIESDRVPIPEYRS